The genome window TTGGAAACTCAAGTTAGAAACACATTAGCAACAATAAAAGAAATCAGAAAAAAATAAGCGTTAACAAGACTATTATAATCACATACAGCAATCTGCTGTTCAATGCATTGAATAATGCAATCTATTGATTTCAACAGCTTTCAAAAATATTAAAATTAAGATAATAGTTAAATAAGCGATTGAATACTAGAGGGAAGAATTTAATCCCCAATCCTCATTAAAGGATTAAAAACTGATAGTCTAGGACGTTAGTCGCTTATTATTATAAAATAAAATTGGGCTTAAAAAAGCCGGTAAACAAACAGTAAAGGAAAAAATGAAAAATTTAAATAGAAAAAATTTAGGATTAGAAAAATTACAGCCTATTAAAGTAATTCAATTTGGAGAGGGGAATTTCCTAAGAGCATTCGTTGATTACGCTTTTCAAAGACTTAATAAAGAAGCTGATTTAAATGCTGGAATTGCGATAGTTCAGCCATTGAAAAATGGTATGATTGACATGATCAACGAACAGGATGGTCTTTACACTCTGTTTATGAACGGAATCAAAAAAGGCGAAAAGATTCAGGACATCGAGTTAATTTCAAATATTGTAAAATCTATAAATCCATATACTGATTTTGCAGATTATTTAGCTTTAGCAAGAGAAGAAGAACTTCAATTTATTGTTTCAAATACTACAGAGGCTGGAATTGAATTCATTGAAAGTGACACTCCAGACATGCAGCCGCCAGCAGCATTTCCAGCAAAATTGACTGTTTTGTTATATGAAAGATTCAAACATTTCAATGGAGATGCTTCTAAAGGACTGACTATTATCCCTTGTGAATTGATTGATTATAACTCTGAGACTTTAAAAAAATATATCCTGCAATATTGTGATTTATGGAAATTAGAAGATGCATTCAAAACTTGGGCATCAGATGCGTGTACGTACCACAGTACTTTGGTTGACAGAATTGTTCCTGGATATCCAAGAGCTGAGATTGAAGAATACAACAGCAAATTAGATTATCAAGACAATTTAATTGTTGCTGCAGAACCATTTTTCCTTTGGGCTATTGAAGGCGGTGAGGATTTAAAACAAAAATTACCTTTCCACAAAACGGATTTGAATGTGAAGATTGTTGACGATATACGTCCTTACAAAATGATTAAAGTCCGTATTCTGAATGGAGCACATACAGCAATGGTTCCAATTTCACTTCTATACGGAAACAAATTGGTAATGGAAACCGTTAACGGAGATTTTACTGGAGCATTTGTAAACGGCGTTATCAATGAAATCAGCGGTACACTTGATATGGACAAAAATGAAATCCTTGCTTACACTGAAGAAGTAATGGATCGATTCAAAAATCCATTTATCAAACATGCACTTGCTGATATTGCTTTAAATTCTATATCAAAATTCAAAGTAAGAGTTTTACCAAGTTTGTTAGGACATTATAATGCTAATAAAACAATTCCTGCTAATTTAACTTTCTCATTAGCTTGTTTAATCCAATTCTACAAAGGAACTTGGAATAATGAAGCACTGCCTGTAAAAGATACACCTGAATTGGTTGAAGCATTTAAAAATGCCTGGCAGTTAGGAGCTGCAGATTTGGTTGTAAATACAGTCTTAGCGAACAAAGAGTTTTGGGGTGAAGATTTAACAAAAATTAACGGTTTATCAGAAGCTATAGTGGTAGCTTTGAATGAAATAGAGACCAACGGAATTGAAAAAGGATTCAACAATTTCAGTTCTCAATTCTAATTTAGAATTTTCAAAAAAAACAAGATCATGCAAAAGAAATTAATAAAAGTAAATCCATCTGATAATGTTGCTGTAGCATTAGTTAATCTAACTGCTGGAGAAGTTATCAATTTTGAAGGTGAAGACATTACCATCGAAACAGATGTGAAAATGAAGCATAAAATTGCTATGTATCCTTTTGAAACGGGCGAACGCATTATTATGTATGGTGTTTTGGTAGGAAAAGCAAGTGCTCCTATTGCAAAAGGAGGATTACTTTCTACAGAAAATGTAAAACACGAAAGTGCAAAAGTTACAGCTAAAACAGAGTCTATCGGATGGGAAATCCCAAATGTTGACAAATGGAAAGACAGAACTTTCATGGGCTACCAAAGAGAAGACGGACAAGTAGGAACTGAGAATGTCTGGTTATTTTTCCCATTGGTATTTTGTGAAAACAGAAATATCGAAATCTTAAAAGGTATTTTCGAAAAAGAATTGAAAAAACCAAAAGAAAATGACTACCAATTGCTGCTTCGTTCTTTGGTAAATTCTGAAAAAGGAGCTGATGATGCTGTAGCAAAATCAACTGAAGTAGATTTATTTGAAAATATTGAAGTAAAATTTATTCAGCATCAAGGCGGCTGTGGCGGAATTCGTCAGGATTCACACTCATTGGCTAAATTGTTGGCTGGTTATGTTAACAATCCAAACGTTGCTGGCGCTACAGTATTGAGTTTAGGCTGTCAAAATCTTCAAATCTCTATTTTCGAAGATGCGATGAAAGCAATAAATCCAAACTACAGCAAGCCAGTTTTGATCTACGACCAACAGCAGATTGGAACAATTGAAGAAATGCTTAGTACAGTAGTGAAAGACTCTTTCGCTGCTATCAAAGAAGCTAATAAAATTAAGAGAACCCCTGCTCCATTATCAAAATTAAGAATTGGATTGGAATGCGGCGGGTCTGACGGTTTCTCTGGAATTTCTGCAAATCCGACATTAGGTGTTCTATCTGATAAATTGGTTGCTTTAGGAGGAACGACAATTCTTTCTGAATTCCCAGAATTATGCGGTGTAGAGCAGGAATTAGTAAACCGTTGTATTGACGATAAAGACGGAAAACGTTTCTTAGAATTAATGCAGTGGTATGAAAAAACAGTTGTAGATGCAGGTTCAGGATTTGACATGAATCCATCTCCAGGTAACATCAAAGACGGATTGATTACAGACGCAATGAAATCTGCCGGAGCTGCCAAAAAAGGAGGAACTTCTCCAATTGTAGGTGTTTACGATTATGGAGAATACATCAATGAACCTGGTTTTACTTTGTTATGTACTCCTGGAAATGATGTAGAATGTACAACAGCAATGGTAGGTTCCGGAGCAAATATGGTATTATTTACAACAGGTTTAGGTACGCCGACAGGAAACCCAATTGCACCGGTTGTAAAAGTATCTTCAAACACTCAATTGGCTCAAAAAATGTCTGATATTATCGATTTTAACACTGGGGGCATTATCACAGGTGAAAAATCAATAGAAGAAACTGCCGATGAAATGCTTGAATTCATTATAGATGTTGCCAGCGGTACCACAAAAACCAAAGCAGCGATTTTAAATCAAAACGATTTTATTCCTTGGAAAAGAGGGGTATCATTATAATATCAAAGAGAGTTTTTAGATTATTTTGTTCAAAAAAAGCTGTTAGGATTCATTTTCTAACAGCTTTTTGATTTCCCCTAAAGCATTACTTTGGACACTATAAAGTATTTTTTTAGCAATTATTTTGTTCTTGTAGATGATTTACGGATATGCAGTGTAGGATTAAGCACCACTTTCTTTTCGATTTTTACGTTCTCTGTGTTATTAATCTGTTCTAAAAAAACTTTGGCAGCCATTTTTCCCATTTCTAACGGTGATTGATCAACCGAAGAAATAGACAGCTCCATAAAACGGGTAAAAGGTTCATTTCCGAAGCCAAACACGCAAAAATCCTCAGGGATTCTTATCCCTCTTTCTTTCAGTTCCTGAATGGCTCCTAAAGCTGCAAAATCACTCGAAGAGAAAATTCCATCAGGCGGCGGGGTTAAACTCAATAACTTTGCGACAGCTTGTCTTCCAGCGTCAACATTACTCCTGGTTTGAAAAACATACTCTTCGCTGCATTCTAAACCGCTGTCCAATAAAGCCTTTTTATATCCTTTATTTCTATTCTCAAATATTTCCAGTGACTGATCACCAGTTAAATGAGCAATACGTTTACATCCCTGCTCAATAAGATTCTTAGTAGCCAGATAACCGCCCTCAAAGTCATTAATTGTTACAGAACTTACCCCCTGCATATCTTTCTTTCTGTCAAAAAAGATTAAAGGCACATTTTTAGCAACTACAGTTTCTATTACATGATCATTTTCTGCCGATACATTAGATATAGACATTATAATTCCGTCAACCTGAGCATTCAATAAAGTAGTAATTTTTTCACTTTGTCTCGATTCTTCTTCATTAGTCTGACAAATGATAACATGATACCCCTCTGGATGTAACTCTTCTTCAATTCCTCGAATTACAGAAGCAAAAAAGTTACTATCAATACGAGGTACAATAACACCCACATTATTGCTTTTGCCAGAGCGAAGAGACTGTGCTAATCTATTCTGCTTGTAATTCATCTTAGCAGCAGTTTCCAGCACCAATTTCCTGGTTACTTCGCTGATTTTCGGATTGTTGTTTAAAGCCCTTGAAACAGTGGCTGCTGTTATGTCAAGTGCTTTTGCAATGTCATAAATTGTTGTTTTTTGATCCATTCTGGCATTTAATATATACAATAATATCGGTAAAAATAAATAAAAAATTCAATAAAAAGCGATTAATGTTATCGATTGCATAAAAATTAATTTATTCCACATTTTTTGATTTCAAAGGCACCCTGAAACCTTAAAAAAATCACAAAAGCAAATCATAAAGTATCAATATCGCAAAAATATTTTGTTTTAATTTTATTTATACTTTTTTTTCTGACTTTTTTTTGTTTATCTAAAAATTATATGTAGGTTTGTGTAATCGATTACATAATTACAGTTACACATTCAAAACTTAACATAATGAAATTATTCAAAACGTATACAATTTTGAAAAATATAACCAGTAAAACAACTGTCATTTCTTTTGCTTGTGTCTTATTAGGGGTATTTTCACTTCATTCACAAGAGAAAAACCAATCGAAAGAGCAGTGGAAAAAAATGCTTTCGATCGTTAAGTCAGTTAAATACCCTAGCTTCCCAAATAAAACGTACAGTATCCTTCAGTATGGCGCACAGGCCAATACTGACTTTGATAACACTGAAGCAATAACGAAAACCATTAAGGAATGCAGTAAAAACGGAGGCGGTACAGTATTGGTCCCAAAAGGAAAATACCATTCCCGAGCTATTCATTTAGAAAGTAATGTAAATTTTCATCTGGACAAAGATGCCGAAATTCTTTTCAGTACAAATCCAAAAGACTACTATCCATTAGTGCAGACTTCTTTTGAAGGAACTGAACTTATGAACTACTCCCCTTTAGTATATGCATTTCAAAAAAAGAATGTCGCAATAACAGGAGAAGGAATCTTAAATGGGCAGGCAGGCAGCGATAACTGGTGGCCTTGGTGCAGCAGTGAATTATATGGATGGAAAAAAGGAACTCCTTCTCAGGCCGATCCTCTCAATCGATTGCGCTTAGTCGAAATGGCAGAAAACAACATCCCAGTTTCCGAACGGCAATTTGGAGAAGGACATTATTTGAGACCCAATTTTGTAGAATTTTTTGAATGCAAAAATGTCCTTATACAAAATATCACTATTATAAATGCTCCTTTTTGGGTTATTCACCCTATCAAATCAGAGAATTTAATCGTGGATGGTGTCAATATCAATAGTCATGGACCAAATAATGACGGCTGTGACCCTGAGTATTCTAAAAATGTAATTATCAAAAACTGCACATTCAATACCGGAGACGACTGCATAGCAATAAAATCAGGGCGCGATGGAGACGGAAGAAGAGTTGCCATGAAAAGTGAAAATATAATTGTACAAAACTGCAATATGTTTGACGGCCATGGAGGAGTTACAATCGGAAGCGAAATTTCCGGCGGTGTGAGTAATGTATTTGTAGAAGATTGTAAAATGGACAGCCCCAATTTAGATATTGCCATCCGTTTAAAAACCAATTCAAAAAGAGGCGGGTTAATAGAAAACTTTTATGTCAGAAACATACAAATAGGACAAGTTAAAGAAGCAGTTTTAAAAGCTGATATGTTTTATAATGTACACGGCAATCAGCTGGGAACATTTATCCCTAGAATAGAAAACATTTATTTAGAAAATGTAAAAGTAAAAAATGGAGGAAAGTACAGCATTTTAGCAAAAGGTTACAAAGAATCACCTATAAAAAACATAACCCTTGAAAATGTGACAATCGAAAATGTAAAAGAACCATACTTAATCGAAAACGTGAATAATCTCAAATTTATAAACACTTATATCAATGGAAAATTAATGAAACACTAAAAACCAAAAAAAATCAAACCAAAAAACCAATCAATTAATCATTAAAAAAAAATTTATGACCAATAACTGTTTAATAAAAAAAGGAACAAAAAGCTTTTTTGCTTTTACTCTTTTTCTGATGTTACTCATAGGCAATAAAACAATTGCGCAGAACGTAACACTGGAAGGTACTGTTAAAGATGCCGCCGGCTTAACAATGCCAGGCGTAAACATTTTAGAAAAAGGAACACAAAACAGCACTACAACAGATTTTGACGGTAAGTATACCATCAAACTTACAAAACAAGGAGCTGTTTTAAATTTTTCATTTGTAGGATTTAAGAGCAAAGAAGTTTCAGCTGCTGGAAAAACAAGGCTTGATGTTTCTTTATCTGAAGAATCAAACACACTAAACGAAGTCGTAGTCGTTGGATACGGAACAGTAAAAAAATCAGATTTAACGGGTGCTGTTTCAACACTTTCAGGTACTGAGCTAAGAAAAAATCCGGTAGCTAATATTGGAGAAGCTCTAACAGGCCGTATTGCAGGGGTTTCAGTAACATCCTCAGAAGGATCACCAGATTCTGAAATAAAAATCAGAATCCGTGGAGGAGGTTCTTTAAGTCAGGACGCATCACCATTAATAATTGTTGATGGGTTTCCTGTAAACAGTATAAACGATATTTCTCCTTCTGACATCGAGACTCAAACCGTCTTAAAAGATGCAGCATCGACAGCTATTTATGGTTCAAGAGGAGCGAATGGGGTTATTATTTATACTACTAAAAAAGGGAAAAGTGGTAAAATGGCTGTGAATTTCAATATGTTTTATGGTATGAAAGAAATGGCAAATTCCATTGATGTACTTTCACCAGAAGATTATGTAAAGTGGCAATATGAGTATGCTTTACTAAAAAAAGACGTTAGCAGTTATGAAAAATATTTCGGAGCTTGGCAGGATCATGATTTATACAATGGAATAAAAGGTGATAATTGGCAAAAACAAATTTTCGGACGTACTGGTGAAGTACAAAGCCGCGATTTAAGTATCCGAGGAGGATCTGATAAAATCAATTATAATTTTAATTATGCTCATTATGATGAAAAAGCAATTATGCTTGGTTCAGATTTTGACAGAAATAACATTTCCTTATCTTTAAACAGTAAGGCATCAGATAAAATAGACCTTTCGTTTACTATGCGTTATTCTGATACAGAAATTAATGGAGGTGGCGCTAATAATCAAAATGCAACATCAACTAACGATTCAGTTTTGCGTCATGCAATTGGATATTCTCCAATTCCATTACCAGGCTTAACCACAGACAATACAGACGAGGCTCTTACAGGATACCTTGTGGATCCGATTCTGCTTATAGCAGACACAGATCGTCAACAATTAAGAAAAAACTTCAATATGCTTGGCAGTTTTTCCTGGAAGTTAATTGACAATCTTGTTTTTAAATCAGAGTTTGGTTTAGACAACCGTAATAGCCAAGATTACCGTTTTTATGGACGATCAACCTTTTATGTGAAAAATGTCCCTTCAGCTTTAAATCAAGGAAGCCCGGCACTTGTTATTGCTGATCAAAAAACAGCTACTTTTAGAAATGCAAACACATTAAATTATGATTTTAAAAAATTATTAGGCGATGACCACCATTTTAATGTTCTTGCAGGACAAGAGATGATTAACACTACATTAAACACAGTGACATCTACAATCCATAAATTCCCTAATGATTTTGATTTTGACCGTGCAAAAAAACTTACTACACAAGGTATTGCGCAATCGATAGATAATTTTTACAGCCCAGATGATAAATTACTTTCATTTTTTGGACGTGCCAATTACGACTATAAAAATAAATATTTATTAACTGGTACTTTCAGAGCGGATGGTTCCAGTAAATTTACAACAGGTAACAAATGGGGTTATTTCCCAGCAGCAGCAATAGGATGGAAAATTTCTGAAGAAAGTTTCCTTAAAAATGTAAGCTGGATAAACTCGCTTAAAATCAGAGCAAGTTATGGAGAGGCTGGAAATAATAATATTCCAACCGGACAGACTATACAAAGTTTTCAATCAGGAAATAATACTTGGATAAATAATAGCTCAAGCCAATGGACACCTTCTAAAACTTTAGCTAATCCAGACTTAAAATGGGAAACTACAGTAACACAAAACTTAGGTTTGGATTTTGATTTTTTCAAAGGCCGTATCAACGGATCTGTAGAAACATACATAAATAAAACTAAAGATCTGTTATTATTATTCCCTGTCTCTGGAGTAGGTTATGATAACCAATTCCGTAATATGGGAGAAACTCAAAATTCAGGTTATGAAGCAACTTTGAATGTTGCGGCAATACAAAAAGAAAACTATGGTTTGAATTTTTCTTTAAACATTAGTGTCAATAAAAACAACATCAACACACTTGGAGTCATGAATAATTTTGGTTCTCCAAGTGGATGGGCCTCTACACAAATTGGTAACGATTATGCAGTAAATGTTGGATCTCCATTAGGTTTAATGTATGGATATCAAAGTGCTGGCCGTTATGAAGTTTCAGATTTTGATTATGCTCCAAGCACAGGAAAATACACTCTAAAAGCAGGAATTCCAAACGATTCAGATATCGTTGGTGAAGTACAACCAGGTTATATGAAATTAGTAGATCGTGATGGAGATAATAAAATAACAGCTGCTGACCAGACAATTATAGGGAATTCTAATCCAAAAAATACCGGAGGTTTCATAATTAATGCTTATGCTTATGGGTTTGATCTTTCGGCTGCCTTCAACTGGAGTTACGGGAATGATATTTATAACGCTAATAAAGTTGAATCTACTACTTCTAACCCTAATAGCCAATATAGAAACATGTCTTCTCAAATGGCTGATGGTCAAAGATGGACAAATTTAGATCCTGCAACAGGTACATTAGTTACTGATCCTGCAGCATTAACAGCATTAAATGCTAACACTACTATGTGGTCTCCATATATGAAAAGTTATGTTTTTAGTGACTGGGCAGTTGAAGATGCTTCTTTCTTAAGGCTAAACACATTAACATTGGGTTATACTGCTCCAGCTTTCTTTAATTCTAAAATGGGAATCAGTAAATTAAGATTTTACTGTACAGCCTCTAACGTTTTTGTTTGGACTAATTACACAGGTCCTGATCCGGAGTCTTCTACAAGAAGAGCTACTCCATATACACCTGGAGTTGATTATTCAGCCTATCCGCGCAGCAGACAATTTATTTTTGGTTTAAACCTTAATTTTTAATTAAAAAACTATCAAAAGATGAAACATACAATAATTATAGCAGGAATAGTTTTAGCTAGTCTTTTTACATCTTGTCAAGAAGATTATCTGGATACTCCAGCACAATCATCACTGGACGAATCAGTAATTTTTTCTTCTGTAACACTAGCCTCAGGAGCTATAGATGGGATTAAAATACCATTTGCTGAAACGAATTCATACAGAGGTCGGTTTTTACCTTATTATGGTTTAAACTCCGATCTTGAATGGAACAATGCTTCTACATCTGCCGGTGACACAGCTGAACTACAGAATTATGGTGTCATTCCAACAAATACAATAATGAATACCACCAACAATGCCTGGCAGCAAATGTATGCTGGGATTGAACGCGCCAACATTTGTATTCGCGGACTTCGTTTATATGGCAATCCAAAACCAGGAACTGATTTAGGATATTTATTAGGAGAGGCAATTACATTACGTGCCATTTATTATGCCGATTTAGTAAAAGCCTGGGGTGACGTACCATATCGTTTTGAGCCAGTTACGAATGCTACTATATATCAGGCAAAAGTAAGTCGTGACATAATTTATAAACAACTGCTTACTGATTTAGCAGAAGCCGCTACATTGGTACCATGGCCGAATGAAACTACTGCTACCAACAGTGTAGAAAGGATTAATAAAGCATTTGTAAAAGCTCTTCGTGCCCGTATAGCAATGGCAGCTGGTGGTTTTCAGCAATATCCTGATGGTATCCGTAAAAGTAATGACCCTGCTCTTTCAACTGCCAATATGTATAGTTTAGCATTAACTGAGTGTCGTGAAGTTATAGCAAGCGGAAAAGCTCACTTAGAACCATCATTTGAAACATTTTGGAGAAATTACAATAAAGAAGTTATTACAGCTGGTGGTGAATCACTTTGGGAACTTCCTTTTGCTGATGGTAGAGGAAGAATGTTATATTCTTTTGCGGTAAAACATACTAGTTCTGATCAATTTACTGCTCAACCTAGAGGTGGAAGTGCAGGACCGCTGCCTTTTGTATTTTATGATTATAACCAAAAAGATACCCGTAGAGACGTTACTTGTGTTCCCTATAAATATGGCACAGCAGTTAATGGTGTAGCAAAACAGGAGTTAGGTTCATTAAATACATGGTATTTTGGAAAATACCGTTATGAATGGATGACTCGTAAAGTTGTTTCCGATAATGATGATGGAGTAAATAAAGTTTATATGCGTTATGCTGAAGTTCTTTTACTTGCTGCTGAAGCTGCGAATGAATTAGAAGGTGTTGCTGCTGCTAAGCCATACTTAAAAGAAATACGAAACAGAGCGTTCGCAGCAGCTGACCGCCCTTTAAATGTTGATGCATATCTGGCTGCTATAAACTCTAAAGATGATATGTTTAACGCCCTTGTAAAAGAAAACGAGTATGAATTTACAGGTGAAATGGAACGTAAACAAGCACTTATTCGCTGGAATTTACTTGCAAAAAACTTAGATCTTGCAAAAACTAAAATGAAAGCATTACAAACCCGTACTGGAGATTATGCTAATGTACCAAGTACTTTATTTTACAAATATGATCCAACTCCAGACGCAAAAGGTAACCCGCTTACTACTCTTATTATTTATGGATTAAATCGTGGTGAAACTACAAGCCCTGGAGCAGATTATACTGCCTGGACATGGGTTGCTCTTGACGATGCTAAAATAGCTTCACTTTACAAAACCGGAGTAAATCCAGATAACAGACAATTTTGGCCAATATGGCAAGTGTTCCTAGATTCAAGTAATGGTCTATTAAAAAATGACTATAATTATTAAAGATCTTGCGAAAAAAATTAATTAATAAATTATAATTTTTTATGTTTATGAATATAAAATATATATTAAAAGGATTAATAACCTCATTGTTAATTGTATTAGTTTTTACTAACTGCGAAAATTACAATGAGCCACTATTAGATGGAATTGGGAACACTAGAGAATTTTCTCCATTAAATCTTACAGCAAAACTAAGAAACCAGACAACAGTTGAATTGAACTGGACTGTAAAAGAAGGAGAAAATAATTTTGTTGTAGAATTCAGTGCAGATGATCCAACGTTTAGTACTATTTTTAAAACTGTTCAGGTTACGGCTTCACAATTACCAATACAGATTAAATTAGAAGGTGAAACTGTTTATTCAATCAGAGTAAAAGCAGTAACTCCTGGTTTAGATGATTCGAAATGGTCAATCATTACAGCAGCAACATTGTCTGAACAAATTTTCTTACCGATAATTCCTGGAGATATAGCTGGAAAGCAAGCGACTCTTAGATGGGGTGCCAATAGTAATGTAACTCAAATTGTTCTGA of Flavobacterium marginilacus contains these proteins:
- a CDS encoding glycoside hydrolase family 28 protein; this translates as MKLFKTYTILKNITSKTTVISFACVLLGVFSLHSQEKNQSKEQWKKMLSIVKSVKYPSFPNKTYSILQYGAQANTDFDNTEAITKTIKECSKNGGGTVLVPKGKYHSRAIHLESNVNFHLDKDAEILFSTNPKDYYPLVQTSFEGTELMNYSPLVYAFQKKNVAITGEGILNGQAGSDNWWPWCSSELYGWKKGTPSQADPLNRLRLVEMAENNIPVSERQFGEGHYLRPNFVEFFECKNVLIQNITIINAPFWVIHPIKSENLIVDGVNINSHGPNNDGCDPEYSKNVIIKNCTFNTGDDCIAIKSGRDGDGRRVAMKSENIIVQNCNMFDGHGGVTIGSEISGGVSNVFVEDCKMDSPNLDIAIRLKTNSKRGGLIENFYVRNIQIGQVKEAVLKADMFYNVHGNQLGTFIPRIENIYLENVKVKNGGKYSILAKGYKESPIKNITLENVTIENVKEPYLIENVNNLKFINTYINGKLMKH
- a CDS encoding SusC/RagA family TonB-linked outer membrane protein, with amino-acid sequence MTNNCLIKKGTKSFFAFTLFLMLLIGNKTIAQNVTLEGTVKDAAGLTMPGVNILEKGTQNSTTTDFDGKYTIKLTKQGAVLNFSFVGFKSKEVSAAGKTRLDVSLSEESNTLNEVVVVGYGTVKKSDLTGAVSTLSGTELRKNPVANIGEALTGRIAGVSVTSSEGSPDSEIKIRIRGGGSLSQDASPLIIVDGFPVNSINDISPSDIETQTVLKDAASTAIYGSRGANGVIIYTTKKGKSGKMAVNFNMFYGMKEMANSIDVLSPEDYVKWQYEYALLKKDVSSYEKYFGAWQDHDLYNGIKGDNWQKQIFGRTGEVQSRDLSIRGGSDKINYNFNYAHYDEKAIMLGSDFDRNNISLSLNSKASDKIDLSFTMRYSDTEINGGGANNQNATSTNDSVLRHAIGYSPIPLPGLTTDNTDEALTGYLVDPILLIADTDRQQLRKNFNMLGSFSWKLIDNLVFKSEFGLDNRNSQDYRFYGRSTFYVKNVPSALNQGSPALVIADQKTATFRNANTLNYDFKKLLGDDHHFNVLAGQEMINTTLNTVTSTIHKFPNDFDFDRAKKLTTQGIAQSIDNFYSPDDKLLSFFGRANYDYKNKYLLTGTFRADGSSKFTTGNKWGYFPAAAIGWKISEESFLKNVSWINSLKIRASYGEAGNNNIPTGQTIQSFQSGNNTWINNSSSQWTPSKTLANPDLKWETTVTQNLGLDFDFFKGRINGSVETYINKTKDLLLLFPVSGVGYDNQFRNMGETQNSGYEATLNVAAIQKENYGLNFSLNISVNKNNINTLGVMNNFGSPSGWASTQIGNDYAVNVGSPLGLMYGYQSAGRYEVSDFDYAPSTGKYTLKAGIPNDSDIVGEVQPGYMKLVDRDGDNKITAADQTIIGNSNPKNTGGFIINAYAYGFDLSAAFNWSYGNDIYNANKVESTTSNPNSQYRNMSSQMADGQRWTNLDPATGTLVTDPAALTALNANTTMWSPYMKSYVFSDWAVEDASFLRLNTLTLGYTAPAFFNSKMGISKLRFYCTASNVFVWTNYTGPDPESSTRRATPYTPGVDYSAYPRSRQFIFGLNLNF
- a CDS encoding tagaturonate reductase, with translation MKNLNRKNLGLEKLQPIKVIQFGEGNFLRAFVDYAFQRLNKEADLNAGIAIVQPLKNGMIDMINEQDGLYTLFMNGIKKGEKIQDIELISNIVKSINPYTDFADYLALAREEELQFIVSNTTEAGIEFIESDTPDMQPPAAFPAKLTVLLYERFKHFNGDASKGLTIIPCELIDYNSETLKKYILQYCDLWKLEDAFKTWASDACTYHSTLVDRIVPGYPRAEIEEYNSKLDYQDNLIVAAEPFFLWAIEGGEDLKQKLPFHKTDLNVKIVDDIRPYKMIKVRILNGAHTAMVPISLLYGNKLVMETVNGDFTGAFVNGVINEISGTLDMDKNEILAYTEEVMDRFKNPFIKHALADIALNSISKFKVRVLPSLLGHYNANKTIPANLTFSLACLIQFYKGTWNNEALPVKDTPELVEAFKNAWQLGAADLVVNTVLANKEFWGEDLTKINGLSEAIVVALNEIETNGIEKGFNNFSSQF
- a CDS encoding UxaA family hydrolase, which gives rise to MQKKLIKVNPSDNVAVALVNLTAGEVINFEGEDITIETDVKMKHKIAMYPFETGERIIMYGVLVGKASAPIAKGGLLSTENVKHESAKVTAKTESIGWEIPNVDKWKDRTFMGYQREDGQVGTENVWLFFPLVFCENRNIEILKGIFEKELKKPKENDYQLLLRSLVNSEKGADDAVAKSTEVDLFENIEVKFIQHQGGCGGIRQDSHSLAKLLAGYVNNPNVAGATVLSLGCQNLQISIFEDAMKAINPNYSKPVLIYDQQQIGTIEEMLSTVVKDSFAAIKEANKIKRTPAPLSKLRIGLECGGSDGFSGISANPTLGVLSDKLVALGGTTILSEFPELCGVEQELVNRCIDDKDGKRFLELMQWYEKTVVDAGSGFDMNPSPGNIKDGLITDAMKSAGAAKKGGTSPIVGVYDYGEYINEPGFTLLCTPGNDVECTTAMVGSGANMVLFTTGLGTPTGNPIAPVVKVSSNTQLAQKMSDIIDFNTGGIITGEKSIEETADEMLEFIIDVASGTTKTKAAILNQNDFIPWKRGVSL
- a CDS encoding LacI family DNA-binding transcriptional regulator, which translates into the protein MDQKTTIYDIAKALDITAATVSRALNNNPKISEVTRKLVLETAAKMNYKQNRLAQSLRSGKSNNVGVIVPRIDSNFFASVIRGIEEELHPEGYHVIICQTNEEESRQSEKITTLLNAQVDGIIMSISNVSAENDHVIETVVAKNVPLIFFDRKKDMQGVSSVTINDFEGGYLATKNLIEQGCKRIAHLTGDQSLEIFENRNKGYKKALLDSGLECSEEYVFQTRSNVDAGRQAVAKLLSLTPPPDGIFSSSDFAALGAIQELKERGIRIPEDFCVFGFGNEPFTRFMELSISSVDQSPLEMGKMAAKVFLEQINNTENVKIEKKVVLNPTLHIRKSSTRTK
- a CDS encoding RagB/SusD family nutrient uptake outer membrane protein, with amino-acid sequence MKHTIIIAGIVLASLFTSCQEDYLDTPAQSSLDESVIFSSVTLASGAIDGIKIPFAETNSYRGRFLPYYGLNSDLEWNNASTSAGDTAELQNYGVIPTNTIMNTTNNAWQQMYAGIERANICIRGLRLYGNPKPGTDLGYLLGEAITLRAIYYADLVKAWGDVPYRFEPVTNATIYQAKVSRDIIYKQLLTDLAEAATLVPWPNETTATNSVERINKAFVKALRARIAMAAGGFQQYPDGIRKSNDPALSTANMYSLALTECREVIASGKAHLEPSFETFWRNYNKEVITAGGESLWELPFADGRGRMLYSFAVKHTSSDQFTAQPRGGSAGPLPFVFYDYNQKDTRRDVTCVPYKYGTAVNGVAKQELGSLNTWYFGKYRYEWMTRKVVSDNDDGVNKVYMRYAEVLLLAAEAANELEGVAAAKPYLKEIRNRAFAAADRPLNVDAYLAAINSKDDMFNALVKENEYEFTGEMERKQALIRWNLLAKNLDLAKTKMKALQTRTGDYANVPSTLFYKYDPTPDAKGNPLTTLIIYGLNRGETTSPGADYTAWTWVALDDAKIASLYKTGVNPDNRQFWPIWQVFLDSSNGLLKNDYNY